A genomic segment from Peribacillus sp. ACCC06369 encodes:
- the ltrA gene encoding group II intron reverse transcriptase/maturase translates to MLMEQILERENLIQALKRVERNKGSHGVDGMPVQNLRPHLATEWYNMKTALLQGTYQPQPVRRIEIPKPNGGVRLLGIPTVLDRFIQQAIAQILTRIYDSTFSENSYGFRPNKQGHQAVRKAKSYITEGYTWVVDMDLEKFFDKVNHDKLMGMLERKIEDKRVLKLIRRFLQAGIMIGGLFHKSEEGTPQGGPLSPLLSNIMLDDLDKELEKRNLRFVRYADDSTIFVKTRKAAKRAMGNISSFIENKLKLKVNYEKSKYDRPWNRTFLGFSFTKSKKNPKVLLAKQTVKRVKKRIREMTSRKLPKPMKLRINKLKQYLRGWMGYFALIDTPNVLKNLDSWIRRRLRMCLWKQWKLPRTRVRKLKGLGAPFGKAYEWGNSRKGYWRIAHSPILDKTLNNVYWHHQGLVNLYERYTKLRQT, encoded by the coding sequence ATGTTAATGGAACAGATACTAGAGAGGGAAAACTTAATACAGGCATTGAAGCGTGTAGAAAGAAATAAGGGAAGCCATGGTGTAGATGGAATGCCGGTTCAAAACCTGAGACCGCACCTCGCAACTGAATGGTACAACATGAAAACTGCCCTTTTACAGGGTACCTATCAACCGCAGCCCGTCCGTCGTATCGAAATCCCGAAACCAAACGGCGGAGTTCGGCTATTGGGTATTCCAACCGTTCTAGACCGTTTCATTCAACAAGCCATTGCCCAAATATTAACCAGGATATATGACTCAACCTTTTCGGAGAATAGCTATGGTTTTCGCCCTAACAAACAAGGGCACCAGGCGGTTCGAAAGGCAAAGTCCTATATAACCGAAGGTTATACATGGGTAGTGGATATGGACTTGGAGAAGTTCTTCGATAAAGTGAATCATGACAAGCTCATGGGAATGTTAGAGCGGAAAATTGAAGATAAACGAGTTCTCAAACTGATTCGTAGATTCCTTCAAGCAGGCATTATGATAGGCGGACTTTTTCATAAAAGTGAGGAGGGAACTCCGCAAGGAGGTCCGTTAAGTCCTTTATTATCTAATATCATGTTAGACGATTTAGATAAAGAACTAGAGAAACGCAATCTTCGATTCGTAAGGTATGCGGATGACAGTACTATCTTTGTGAAGACACGAAAAGCCGCCAAACGTGCAATGGGAAATATCTCAAGCTTCATTGAAAATAAACTGAAGCTAAAGGTCAACTACGAGAAGTCGAAGTATGATCGCCCTTGGAACAGAACGTTTCTCGGTTTTAGTTTCACGAAGTCAAAGAAGAACCCGAAGGTTCTACTGGCTAAACAAACGGTGAAGAGAGTAAAGAAACGAATCAGGGAAATGACCTCGAGAAAATTACCGAAACCCATGAAACTCCGAATAAATAAGTTAAAGCAATACCTTAGAGGTTGGATGGGTTATTTCGCCCTCATTGATACTCCGAACGTTTTGAAGAATTTAGATTCATGGATTCGAAGAAGACTCAGGATGTGCCTATGGAAGCAATGGAAATTGCCAAGAACGAGAGTGAGGAAACTCAAAGGATTAGGCGCCCCATTTGGAAAAGCGTATGAATGGGGAAATAGCAGAAAGGGTTATTGGCGCATAGCGCATAGTCCTATTCTAGACAAAACCCTTAATAATGTTTATTGGCACCACCAAGGGTTAGTAAATCTATATGAACGATATACAAAACTACGTCAGACTTAA
- a CDS encoding GNAT family N-acetyltransferase has product MKVLETNRLILRWISPDDAEFILELLNEPSWIQFIGDKGVRTLEDARNYILKGPIEMYNRLGFGLYLTELKEEGIPIGICGLIKRDTLEDVDIGFAFLPRFWAKGYAYESASAVMAHGKNVLGINRIVAITSPNNHSSAKLLEKLGLQFERMVKFPNESQELRLFANEI; this is encoded by the coding sequence TTGAAAGTTCTTGAAACAAATCGATTAATACTTCGTTGGATATCACCTGATGATGCGGAGTTTATACTTGAGCTTTTGAATGAGCCTTCATGGATCCAGTTTATCGGGGATAAGGGTGTAAGAACCCTCGAAGATGCGCGAAATTATATTTTGAAAGGCCCCATTGAAATGTATAATCGATTGGGCTTCGGTCTGTATTTGACCGAATTGAAAGAGGAAGGTATTCCTATTGGGATCTGCGGTCTGATAAAAAGGGACACCTTGGAAGATGTGGATATTGGATTTGCCTTTCTTCCCAGGTTTTGGGCGAAAGGATATGCCTATGAGTCAGCCTCTGCAGTAATGGCGCATGGAAAAAACGTTTTAGGTATTAATCGTATTGTGGCTATAACTTCTCCAAACAATCACAGTTCTGCTAAACTACTTGAAAAGCTGGGGTTGCAATTTGAACGAATGGTTAAGTTTCCCAATGAGTCTCAAGAGCTTAGGTTGTTTGCGAATGAAATCTAA
- a CDS encoding MFS transporter — MSKQNGLLIVILTIGVFGILTTEMGVIGILPSIAEHFDISVAKAGLLVSLFALTVAISAPIMPILFSGINRKKIMLLVLGIFVIGNIVSIFASNFTVLLIARVIPAVFHPIFCSLALTVAATSVSKEEAPKAVSKVIMGVTAGMILGVPITNYIASETSIEMAMLFFAVVNAIAFMATLLFIPSLPVKERLSYGTQISVLKKPIVWLAIATVVFIGSATSSINSFIAEYLGTVTNISGGTLTLALFLLGIASLFGNIAGGRLLTKNAMKTATLFPIILGMVLLLSFLTGKSTGPMLMTIMLWGILFAIGNNVGQYWITSSAPEAPDFANGLYLSCGNLGITIGTAVGGLFISGMGAQYVVLGGIGFLILTLISILLRGFIYNPTTKQLAN, encoded by the coding sequence ATGTCTAAACAAAATGGTTTACTAATAGTTATTTTGACCATAGGAGTTTTCGGTATCCTAACTACTGAGATGGGCGTAATTGGGATATTACCTTCAATTGCTGAGCACTTTGATATCAGTGTAGCCAAAGCAGGTCTGCTAGTGAGCCTCTTTGCACTTACTGTCGCCATATCAGCTCCTATTATGCCGATATTGTTTTCAGGAATAAATCGTAAGAAGATTATGCTACTCGTACTTGGTATTTTCGTTATAGGAAACATTGTCTCAATATTTGCATCAAACTTTACCGTTTTGCTAATTGCTCGTGTGATTCCAGCTGTTTTTCATCCAATTTTTTGTTCGTTGGCTTTGACAGTAGCTGCCACATCTGTCAGCAAGGAAGAAGCTCCAAAGGCTGTTTCTAAAGTGATTATGGGAGTAACCGCAGGTATGATACTTGGTGTACCAATCACTAATTACATTGCTAGTGAAACCTCCATAGAAATGGCGATGTTATTCTTTGCTGTCGTTAATGCAATTGCCTTCATGGCTACATTGTTATTCATCCCATCCTTACCTGTTAAAGAAAGGCTTTCTTACGGAACACAAATCAGTGTATTAAAAAAGCCAATTGTTTGGTTAGCTATTGCTACTGTCGTATTTATAGGTTCTGCAACTTCGAGTATCAATAGTTTCATTGCAGAATATCTTGGAACCGTTACAAATATATCGGGGGGAACCTTAACTTTAGCATTATTTTTATTAGGCATAGCAAGTCTTTTTGGAAATATTGCAGGAGGAAGGTTACTTACCAAAAATGCTATGAAAACTGCAACCCTTTTTCCAATCATATTAGGAATGGTTCTTCTATTATCATTCCTTACAGGGAAGTCCACTGGACCTATGTTAATGACTATCATGTTATGGGGGATATTATTTGCTATAGGAAATAATGTTGGTCAATATTGGATTACCTCTTCTGCTCCGGAAGCCCCTGATTTCGCTAATGGATTGTATCTCTCATGCGGTAACTTGGGGATAACGATTGGAACCGCAGTAGGTGGATTATTTATATCGGGAATGGGTGCACAATATGTTGTATTAGGGGGAATAGGATTCTTGATATTAACTCTAATATCTATTTTACTGAGAGGTTTTATATATAATCCTACAACAAAACAACTTGCTAACTAA
- a CDS encoding serine hydrolase domain-containing protein: MIINKKINTQFNSVVSNVRKTSDLVDCSGASVFIIHNDNIVTEEYWGKHSKAPDSREIQEDTQFHVASVRKSYIGFAVAYAVYEGYIGSIDDLIVKYLPANSMPIFNGTTIRHLLTHTHGLKSINGEIHREFTPGINWSYRGVGIDMLTQIVKNATGKSVAEIVADNVFKPLNFTETGWYGEVNEKLVSVIRMPNDQNWTTSKSTDGNKMNMYVSSRELAKWGYFHLKKGNVNGKQIVSNEIIDIATTVQSPNSLDVELPQNGYLWFVKDLPARKSEIGELISKGSFQILGYTGVTLLVIPQHNLVAVRAFNSFGSPNGLDYLADVREFGNTIMTCLISASH; the protein is encoded by the coding sequence ATGATAATTAATAAAAAGATAAACACACAGTTTAATTCAGTTGTATCAAATGTTAGAAAGACATCTGATTTAGTTGACTGTTCAGGTGCATCTGTTTTTATAATTCACAACGATAATATTGTTACAGAGGAATATTGGGGTAAACATTCTAAGGCTCCTGATTCGAGGGAAATCCAAGAAGATACCCAGTTTCATGTTGCATCAGTTAGAAAAAGTTACATAGGCTTTGCAGTTGCCTATGCGGTTTATGAAGGATATATAGGCTCAATAGATGATTTAATAGTTAAATATCTTCCAGCGAATAGTATGCCAATATTTAATGGGACAACAATAAGACACCTACTAACACATACGCATGGTTTAAAGAGTATTAATGGAGAGATACATCGGGAATTTACACCTGGAATTAATTGGTCATATAGGGGTGTCGGAATTGATATGTTAACGCAAATCGTTAAAAATGCAACTGGTAAATCGGTTGCTGAAATAGTTGCTGATAACGTATTTAAACCTCTGAATTTTACGGAGACTGGCTGGTATGGAGAAGTAAATGAAAAACTTGTTTCTGTAATACGGATGCCTAATGACCAAAATTGGACTACAAGTAAGAGTACAGACGGCAATAAGATGAATATGTATGTATCATCAAGAGAGTTGGCTAAATGGGGGTACTTTCATCTTAAAAAGGGAAATGTAAATGGAAAACAAATCGTATCAAATGAAATTATAGATATCGCTACAACCGTTCAAAGCCCAAATTCATTAGATGTGGAACTTCCCCAAAACGGATATTTATGGTTCGTAAAAGATTTACCTGCAAGAAAATCAGAAATTGGTGAACTTATATCTAAAGGATCCTTTCAAATTTTAGGCTATACAGGAGTAACTCTTTTGGTTATACCTCAACATAATCTTGTGGCAGTGCGTGCGTTTAATAGTTTTGGTTCCCCTAATGGACTTGATTACTTAGCTGATGTCCGAGAATTTGGTAATACTATTATGACCTGCTTAATATCGGCATCCCATTAA
- a CDS encoding MerR family transcriptional regulator, protein MIISEVSEKFGISPDTLRYYERIGLIPPINRNKSGLREYTEQDCHWIQVILFMRNAGMSIELLLKYVKMVHQGDETMQTRKELLIEQRNQLVARIEELQRTLELLNGKIESYEKSVVPNEKKLKKSKE, encoded by the coding sequence ATGATAATTTCAGAAGTAAGCGAAAAATTTGGTATCTCACCTGATACCCTACGCTATTATGAACGAATAGGTCTGATTCCCCCTATAAACCGTAACAAAAGTGGGCTAAGGGAATACACAGAACAGGACTGTCATTGGATTCAAGTAATTTTGTTTATGCGTAACGCAGGTATGTCCATAGAGTTGTTGCTGAAGTATGTAAAAATGGTTCATCAAGGCGATGAGACTATGCAAACAAGAAAGGAACTGTTAATTGAACAACGAAACCAGTTGGTTGCAAGGATAGAGGAACTACAAAGAACCCTGGAGCTTTTGAACGGGAAAATTGAGAGTTATGAAAAGTCTGTAGTTCCGAATGAAAAAAAACTGAAAAAATCAAAAGAGTAA
- a CDS encoding glycosyltransferase family 2 protein, translated as MRKVTVGIPCYNESKNILKCLDSITSQSDIFQDIEVLIVDDGSTDDTVKIIENYKKQYNINGNMKILTQKNTGGPSTARNRIIDEAEGEYIFFVDGDDYLAENSISNMYTLGKENDSDVIIGKYEGVNRRVPVYVFKSTQINTNFFDSLVKDTMSVLKMFKTEYLRSLNIRFRKDIRLAEDHPIAMSAYLHTKKISIYADSPCYYWVRHINSENKTHLTGGVIPVDEFYKYLFETFEVIKNARITEKERTEAYRIYWDRLLTLDIVNEFKRNRTEMERNHSFAILLRLFNKYEGPLITPLLTGYKRYTAMLLCNEDYLLFTEYLKIK; from the coding sequence ATGCGTAAGGTTACAGTTGGGATACCTTGTTACAATGAAAGTAAAAACATTTTAAAATGCCTAGATAGTATTACATCTCAATCAGATATATTTCAGGATATCGAAGTACTGATAGTAGATGACGGGTCAACGGATGATACAGTAAAAATTATTGAGAATTATAAAAAACAGTACAATATAAATGGCAATATGAAGATATTAACTCAAAAAAATACTGGCGGCCCATCAACCGCTAGAAATAGAATTATCGATGAAGCCGAAGGGGAATATATCTTCTTTGTTGATGGAGACGATTATCTTGCTGAAAATTCCATTTCAAATATGTATACATTAGGTAAAGAAAATGATTCAGATGTTATTATCGGAAAATATGAGGGCGTCAATCGTAGAGTTCCTGTATATGTATTTAAAAGTACGCAAATAAACACGAATTTTTTTGATTCACTAGTAAAAGACACGATGTCAGTATTGAAAATGTTTAAAACTGAATATCTCCGTTCTTTGAATATTCGTTTTAGAAAAGATATTAGATTGGCAGAAGATCACCCCATTGCTATGAGTGCTTATTTACACACTAAAAAAATTAGTATATATGCAGATTCTCCTTGTTATTATTGGGTGAGACATATTAATTCTGAGAATAAAACTCATTTAACTGGCGGCGTCATCCCAGTAGATGAATTTTATAAGTATTTATTTGAAACATTTGAAGTAATAAAAAATGCCCGAATCACTGAAAAAGAAAGAACAGAAGCTTATAGAATATATTGGGACAGATTACTTACACTTGATATAGTTAATGAGTTTAAGCGTAATAGAACTGAAATGGAAAGAAATCATTCATTTGCGATTCTACTACGTTTGTTTAATAAGTATGAAGGACCCTTAATAACACCGTTATTAACAGGTTATAAACGTTATACTGCAATGTTACTTTGCAATGAGGATTATCTTTTATTTACTGAGTATTTGAAAATAAAATAA